Proteins from a single region of Paenibacillus sp. BIHB 4019:
- a CDS encoding cohesin domain-containing protein, producing the protein MKKWLLSFISAVLCFVLVIPSTFAANLNDVLLNPEAGWKRVDLKTNTPNITYIGSWVLDTTAQNYLGKTNGDSIGSSKDLKLRFDFTGNKLSIRSWLVKGEYSLIIDDVNLGKFSGGGATQYGVTYFNDSFSNGRHSVELSVTQSSTYIDTIDISENGEILPFTGVQAPLNLTANYTKAGVGLQWDVVSNATYILKRSTSMGGPYTTIAENLSSPSYTDANVQYNTTYYYVMFATKDGRISASSNEASVSVPVPSMSLDIESTVTQVSLFDTFVVQAVLKNASNIYAEDFNVQYDDTRFKLISVEPVDSVSIASNTEITDNTIRLITASNGANNGINGNGVLVNLHFKAIAVGSGKIDALKARVADNGYNEITLPLVDVGETTIEVTPVADFSLKDLGAASYQLNNNKSFLSELLMNFLGAVGLVSQLDLTKIGEALLSSLSYEFNH; encoded by the coding sequence ATGAAAAAATGGTTGCTTAGCTTTATTTCTGCAGTATTATGTTTTGTTTTAGTAATTCCAAGTACGTTCGCGGCAAACCTGAATGATGTTTTGCTGAATCCTGAAGCTGGTTGGAAAAGGGTAGATCTAAAAACTAATACTCCTAATATTACTTATATAGGGAGCTGGGTATTAGATACTACTGCGCAAAATTACCTTGGAAAAACTAATGGCGATTCCATTGGAAGCAGCAAGGATTTAAAACTTAGATTTGATTTTACAGGAAACAAATTAAGCATTCGTTCATGGTTGGTAAAAGGTGAATATAGTCTCATTATTGATGATGTTAATTTAGGTAAATTCTCAGGTGGTGGTGCTACACAATATGGCGTCACCTATTTTAACGATAGTTTTTCGAATGGAAGACATTCAGTTGAGCTTAGCGTTACTCAATCCAGCACATATATTGACACCATCGATATTTCGGAAAATGGTGAAATTTTGCCATTTACAGGGGTGCAAGCACCATTAAATTTGACTGCAAATTATACAAAAGCAGGAGTAGGGCTTCAATGGGATGTGGTAAGTAATGCTACCTATATTCTTAAGAGAAGTACTTCTATGGGTGGTCCTTACACAACGATTGCAGAAAATCTGAGCAGTCCTTCATATACGGATGCTAACGTTCAGTACAATACTACTTATTACTATGTAATGTTCGCTACAAAAGATGGCCGCATAAGTGCAAGCTCGAACGAAGCTTCTGTCAGCGTACCCGTACCGTCGATGAGCCTTGATATTGAATCGACTGTCACGCAAGTTTCTTTATTCGACACGTTTGTGGTTCAGGCAGTTTTGAAAAATGCTTCAAATATTTATGCAGAAGATTTCAATGTTCAATATGATGATACCCGCTTTAAGCTTATTTCTGTTGAGCCCGTAGATTCGGTTAGTATTGCGTCAAATACGGAGATTACCGATAATACAATTAGATTGATTACGGCAAGTAATGGCGCGAATAACGGCATTAATGGAAATGGTGTGCTTGTTAACTTGCATTTTAAAGCAATTGCCGTAGGTTCGGGCAAGATTGATGCCTTAAAAGCTAGAGTAGCTGATAATGGCTACAATGAAATTACTTTGCCATTAGTAGATGTTGGTGAGACTACAATAGAGGTCACTCCAGTAGCTGACTTCTCCCTAAAGGATCTTGGAGCTGCATCGTATCAACTAAATAATAACAAATCATTCTTAAGTGAATTACTGATGAATTTTCTAGGAGCTGTCGGTCTTGTGAGCCAATTGGACTTGACTAAAATTGGCGAAGCATTGCTAAGCAGCCTTAGCTATGAATTCAATCATTAA